The following proteins are co-located in the Sphingobacteriaceae bacterium genome:
- the recG gene encoding ATP-dependent DNA helicase RecG, which produces MLDTPIEYLKGVGPVRAEVLKKELGIFTYKDLLEHYPFRYIDKTSFQKIAEINLESGPVQLRGKIEHLEMVGPKRGGRLSVLFRDNTGLVELVWFKAQHWMASKLQSGKEYILYGKPTFFNGKINFAHPEIEMATEESLSTRSPFQPVYHSTEKLKVKGLESEGIRKLMKILIDQLKPENIQETFPQEMISDYQFISKYQSYSLIHFPNSESEMTSARKRIKFEELFFIQLRLLRINKNRKTTGIGFHFKKVGEAFTSFFEKHLPYELTGAQKRVLKEIRTDTGSGRQMHRLIQGDVGSGKTLVALMSMLIAIDNNFQCCMMAPTEILAQQHFETFSNMLGDMDIRFEILTGSTPAKKRKIIDEKLLNGELQILIGTHALIEDNVQFKNLGLAVIDEQHRFGVAQRAKLSAKNIHPPHVLLMTATPIPRTLAMTLYGDLDSSIIDELPPGRKAIKTVHYFESQRLKVFGFIKEQVKLGRQVYIVYPLIQESEKMDLRNLQEGYDHLLNEFPPPEFQISIVHGKLKNDVKEKEMQRFVKGETQIMVATTVIEVGVNVPNASVMIIESAERFGLAQLHQLRGRVGRGAEQSYCILMSGNKLSRETKTRLETMVRTNDGFEISEVDLKLRGPGDIEGTVQSGVMDLKLADLARDGQILQMARQCAEILLEEDPNLQLPKNNAVLQGLNTLSKAKKDWSKIG; this is translated from the coding sequence ATGCTTGATACCCCAATTGAATATTTAAAAGGAGTTGGTCCGGTTCGTGCCGAAGTATTAAAAAAAGAATTAGGAATTTTTACTTATAAAGATTTATTGGAGCATTATCCATTCCGATATATTGATAAAACAAGCTTTCAAAAAATTGCTGAAATAAATTTGGAAAGCGGACCCGTGCAACTAAGAGGTAAAATTGAACATCTGGAAATGGTTGGTCCGAAAAGAGGCGGACGTTTATCTGTTTTATTCAGAGATAACACCGGCCTAGTTGAATTGGTTTGGTTTAAAGCACAACATTGGATGGCCAGTAAACTCCAGAGTGGAAAAGAATATATTTTGTATGGTAAACCTACATTTTTTAACGGAAAAATAAATTTCGCACATCCTGAAATTGAAATGGCAACAGAAGAATCGTTATCAACCAGAAGCCCATTTCAACCCGTATACCATAGTACTGAAAAATTAAAGGTGAAAGGATTGGAAAGCGAAGGGATTCGAAAATTAATGAAAATATTAATTGATCAATTAAAACCGGAAAATATTCAGGAAACATTTCCTCAGGAAATGATTAGCGATTATCAATTCATAAGTAAATACCAAAGCTATTCGCTAATTCATTTTCCAAATTCTGAAAGTGAAATGACATCAGCACGAAAACGAATAAAATTTGAAGAATTATTTTTCATTCAACTGAGATTATTGCGAATAAATAAAAACAGAAAAACAACCGGCATTGGTTTTCATTTTAAAAAAGTTGGTGAGGCTTTTACTTCCTTTTTTGAAAAACATTTGCCCTATGAATTAACCGGCGCACAGAAAAGAGTTTTGAAAGAAATCAGAACGGATACCGGAAGTGGTCGACAAATGCATAGGCTAATTCAGGGTGATGTAGGCAGTGGGAAAACATTAGTAGCACTAATGAGTATGCTCATTGCAATTGATAATAACTTTCAATGTTGCATGATGGCTCCCACCGAAATACTAGCGCAACAGCATTTCGAAACCTTTAGCAATATGTTAGGTGACATGGATATTCGCTTTGAAATTTTAACCGGTTCAACGCCGGCAAAAAAAAGAAAAATAATTGATGAAAAATTATTAAACGGTGAATTACAGATTTTAATAGGAACACACGCGTTAATTGAAGATAATGTGCAGTTTAAAAATCTGGGTTTAGCAGTAATTGATGAACAACATCGATTTGGTGTGGCTCAACGAGCTAAACTATCTGCTAAAAACATTCATCCTCCTCATGTATTACTTATGACCGCTACTCCAATTCCAAGAACGTTAGCTATGACTTTGTACGGAGATTTAGACAGCAGTATTATTGATGAATTACCACCTGGCAGAAAAGCCATAAAAACTGTTCATTATTTTGAAAGTCAGCGATTAAAAGTTTTTGGTTTTATAAAAGAACAAGTGAAATTAGGCCGACAAGTATATATTGTATATCCATTGATACAGGAAAGTGAAAAAATGGATTTAAGAAATTTGCAAGAAGGATATGATCATTTATTGAATGAATTTCCCCCACCTGAATTCCAAATCAGTATTGTGCATGGCAAATTAAAAAATGATGTGAAGGAAAAAGAAATGCAAAGGTTTGTAAAGGGCGAAACTCAAATTATGGTTGCCACAACAGTTATTGAAGTTGGGGTAAATGTTCCTAACGCTTCAGTGATGATTATTGAAAGCGCAGAACGATTTGGACTTGCCCAATTACATCAATTAAGAGGTCGAGTTGGAAGAGGCGCAGAACAAAGTTATTGCATACTTATGTCGGGAAATAAGTTAAGTCGGGAAACTAAAACCAGATTGGAAACCATGGTGCGAACGAATGATGGATTTGAAATTAGTGAAGTTGATTTAAAATTAAGAGGTCCGGGCGACATTGAAGGTACAGTTCAAAGTGGTGTAATGGATTTAAAACTGGCAGACTTAGCTAGAGATGGTCAAATATTACAAATGGCTAGGCAATGCGCTGAAATATTATTGGAAGAAGACCCTAATTTGCAATTACCAAAAAACAATGCGGTTTTACAAGGTTTAAATACCTTATCAAAAGCGAAAAAAGACTGGAGTAAAATAGGTTGA
- a CDS encoding sensor histidine kinase, whose translation MSGKSKISVRIFVLSLISCILSVVAFLTILKIGRFNVDLTYFLLSLFIYFVVSIITLYYFYFIDIASKINELSAKIKSKFLYKELPKARNQLEEIDSLADLDEQVDELILSREKELLQIKNLDSYRKEYIGNVSHELKTPVFNIQGYVDTLIHGGLHDDSINMEYLKRTEKSIDRLINIIDDLETITQLETGDLNLEKDNFDIAVLTKDIYAALEMSAAKKKIKLELAKKYDKPILVYADKFRIRQVLVNLITNSIKYGKEDGTTTISFNYLNDDVVVQVKDNGPGIEEKHLARVFERFYRIDKGRSREQGGTGLGLAIVKHIIDVHSKSIKVESVVDKGTTFTFSLEQGT comes from the coding sequence TTGTCTGGTAAAAGTAAAATATCTGTTCGGATTTTCGTTTTAAGCTTAATCAGTTGTATTTTAAGTGTTGTTGCATTCTTAACTATTTTGAAAATCGGAAGATTTAATGTTGACCTTACTTATTTCCTTTTATCCCTGTTTATATATTTTGTAGTAAGTATTATCACACTTTATTATTTTTATTTTATTGATATCGCTTCAAAAATCAATGAACTAAGTGCTAAAATTAAAAGCAAATTTCTTTACAAAGAATTGCCCAAAGCCAGAAATCAACTGGAGGAAATTGATAGCCTCGCCGATTTGGATGAACAAGTTGACGAATTAATACTAAGCCGTGAAAAGGAATTGTTACAAATAAAAAATTTGGATAGTTACAGAAAGGAATATATTGGCAATGTTTCTCATGAACTAAAAACTCCCGTATTTAACATTCAAGGTTACGTGGATACTTTAATTCATGGAGGTTTACACGATGATTCCATAAATATGGAATACTTAAAAAGAACAGAAAAAAGTATTGATCGTTTAATCAATATCATCGACGATTTAGAAACTATTACGCAGCTGGAAACCGGTGATTTGAATCTGGAAAAGGATAATTTTGATATTGCCGTTCTAACGAAAGATATTTACGCAGCATTGGAAATGAGTGCTGCTAAAAAGAAAATTAAACTCGAATTAGCTAAAAAATACGATAAGCCCATTCTGGTTTACGCCGATAAATTCAGAATAAGACAGGTATTGGTTAATCTAATTACGAATAGTATCAAATACGGTAAAGAGGATGGTACAACTACAATTAGTTTTAATTATTTAAATGATGACGTAGTGGTTCAGGTTAAAGATAACGGACCCGGCATTGAAGAAAAACATTTAGCAAGGGTGTTTGAACGCTTTTACCGCATTGATAAAGGCCGAAGCCGCGAACAGGGTGGTACCGGATTAGGACTAGCCATTGTTAAACACATTATTGATGTTCACTCCAAATCTATCAAAGTAGAAAGCGTTGTAGATAAAGGCACAACATTTACTTTTTCATTGGAACAGGGAACCTGA
- the atpC gene encoding ATP synthase F1 subunit epsilon, translating to MKLEIITPEKKLFEGSVKSAVFPGSEGSFGVMNNHAPLIATLKNGKVTLIEEDNNELVFEVKGGVVEVGKNGVIVIAE from the coding sequence ATGAAACTCGAAATTATTACCCCTGAAAAAAAACTATTTGAAGGTTCTGTTAAATCGGCAGTTTTTCCGGGATCTGAAGGAAGCTTTGGTGTGATGAATAATCATGCGCCATTAATAGCAACACTTAAAAATGGTAAAGTAACTTTGATTGAAGAAGACAATAACGAATTGGTATTTGAAGTTAAAGGCGGAGTAGTTGAAGTTGGAAAAAATGGCGTAATTGTTATCGCAGAATAA
- a CDS encoding F0F1 ATP synthase subunit beta, translating to MSKLVGKIAQVIGPVIDVRFDLNGGTLPNILDALEIVKGGQKIVLEIQQHIGEDTVRTIAMDSTDGVYRGMEVVVTGRAITMPTGDKVKGRLFNVVGEAIDGINTVDNTGGYAIHRQPPKFEDLSTSTEVLFTGIKVIDLIEPYAKGGKIGLFGGAGVGKTVLIQELINNIAKGHSGFSVFAGVGERSREGNDLLREMIESGIVKYGDAFKHSMEEGGWDLSKVDLKELEKSQAAFVFGQMNEPPGARARVALSGLTLAEYFRDGEGSGQGKDILFFIDNIFRFTQAGSEVSALLGRMPSAVGYQPTLATEMGLMQERITSTKKGSITSVQAVYVPADDLTDPAPATTFSHLDATTVLSRKIAELGIYPAVDPLDSTSRILTPAVLGEAHYNCAQRVKGILQRYKELQDIIAILGMDELSEEDKLIVHRARRVQRFLSQPFHVAEQFTGLKGVFVSIEDTIKGFNMIMDGKVDEYPEAAFNLVGSIEEAIEKGKKILSENK from the coding sequence ATGTCAAAACTAGTTGGTAAAATTGCTCAGGTTATTGGTCCAGTTATCGATGTTCGCTTCGATTTAAACGGTGGAACACTGCCAAATATATTAGATGCCTTAGAAATTGTAAAAGGCGGTCAGAAAATTGTACTTGAAATTCAACAACATATTGGTGAAGACACCGTAAGAACTATTGCAATGGATAGTACCGACGGTGTTTATCGGGGAATGGAAGTGGTAGTTACCGGAAGAGCGATTACTATGCCAACCGGTGATAAAGTGAAAGGAAGACTTTTTAATGTGGTTGGTGAAGCCATTGATGGAATTAACACTGTTGATAATACGGGCGGATATGCTATTCACCGTCAGCCACCAAAATTTGAAGATCTTTCTACTTCAACTGAAGTTTTATTTACCGGAATTAAAGTAATTGATTTAATTGAGCCTTATGCAAAAGGAGGTAAAATTGGATTGTTTGGAGGCGCAGGTGTAGGTAAAACCGTATTAATTCAGGAATTGATTAATAATATCGCTAAGGGGCACTCGGGATTTTCGGTATTTGCCGGTGTAGGTGAGCGTTCGCGTGAAGGAAATGACTTATTAAGAGAAATGATTGAATCGGGCATTGTAAAATATGGCGATGCCTTTAAGCATAGTATGGAAGAAGGCGGTTGGGATTTAAGTAAAGTAGATCTTAAGGAATTGGAAAAATCGCAGGCAGCCTTCGTTTTTGGTCAAATGAATGAGCCTCCGGGAGCCAGAGCGCGCGTTGCCTTATCCGGATTAACACTCGCCGAATATTTCAGAGATGGTGAAGGCTCTGGTCAAGGAAAAGATATTTTATTCTTTATTGATAATATTTTCAGGTTTACACAAGCCGGCTCCGAGGTTTCCGCCTTATTAGGCCGTATGCCTTCTGCGGTTGGCTATCAGCCTACTTTAGCTACTGAAATGGGATTGATGCAAGAACGAATTACGTCCACTAAAAAGGGATCGATTACCTCTGTGCAAGCTGTTTATGTGCCGGCGGATGATCTTACCGATCCTGCTCCCGCTACAACTTTCTCACACTTAGATGCAACTACCGTATTAAGCAGAAAAATTGCCGAATTAGGTATCTACCCGGCCGTAGACCCTTTGGATTCTACTTCCCGAATTTTAACCCCTGCGGTTTTAGGTGAAGCTCATTACAATTGTGCTCAACGTGTTAAAGGAATTTTACAGCGTTATAAAGAATTACAGGATATTATTGCCATCCTGGGAATGGATGAATTAAGTGAAGAGGATAAACTAATTGTTCATCGCGCTCGCCGTGTTCAACGTTTCCTTTCTCAACCTTTCCATGTTGCTGAACAATTTACCGGATTAAAAGGTGTATTTGTAAGTATTGAAGATACTATTAAGGGCTTTAATATGATTATGGACGGTAAAGTAGACGAATATCCTGAAGCAGCCTTCAACCTGGTAGGATCCATTGAAGAAGCTATCGAAAAAGGAAAGAAAATTTTATCAGAAAATAAATAA
- a CDS encoding bifunctional riboflavin kinase/FAD synthetase yields MLVVQNTKHFRIEKPTIVTIGTFDGVHLGHQKILSRLQQLKKKHGLTTLVLTFEPHPRMILEPDNDELKLLTLIDEKLDMLENYGVDVTVVYPFDKEFSNIEAVDYIENILVNNLHVKYLVIGYDHHFGKNRGGNIKLFEKLKDKYGYHIEEIDALDIDKSTISSSRIRKSIEQGHMNMANNFLGHNYFLNATVVHGKKLGRTLGYPTANLKIVSKNKLIPKQGVYFVTVTFGKNNYYGMLNIGLNVTTDTDTNIKIEVNIFDFEGDLYGKTLKISFNNYLREEKKFNNLEELTQALNRDKEKCMKLIEEMNKIQCAVIKK; encoded by the coding sequence ATGTTAGTAGTGCAGAATACCAAGCATTTTCGTATTGAAAAACCAACAATTGTTACCATTGGTACATTTGATGGCGTGCACCTTGGACATCAAAAAATATTAAGCCGACTACAACAATTAAAGAAAAAACATGGATTAACGACCCTTGTTTTAACTTTTGAACCTCATCCTCGAATGATTTTAGAACCGGATAATGACGAACTGAAATTGTTAACCCTTATTGATGAGAAATTAGATATGCTCGAAAATTATGGAGTAGATGTAACGGTAGTATATCCATTTGACAAAGAATTTTCAAATATAGAAGCAGTAGATTATATTGAAAACATTCTCGTGAATAATTTACATGTGAAATACCTGGTAATTGGATACGATCATCATTTTGGAAAGAATAGAGGAGGAAATATTAAACTATTTGAAAAACTGAAGGACAAATACGGATATCATATTGAAGAAATTGATGCCTTAGATATAGATAAAAGTACAATCAGCAGCAGCCGAATCCGAAAGTCAATTGAACAAGGTCATATGAATATGGCCAACAACTTTTTAGGACATAATTATTTTTTAAATGCCACGGTTGTCCACGGTAAAAAGTTAGGTAGAACTTTAGGCTATCCAACAGCAAACCTAAAAATAGTAAGTAAAAATAAACTTATACCAAAGCAAGGTGTTTATTTTGTTACCGTTACTTTCGGAAAAAATAACTATTACGGGATGCTCAATATTGGATTGAATGTTACAACTGATACCGACACAAATATTAAAATTGAAGTCAATATATTCGATTTTGAAGGAGATTTATACGGCAAAACACTTAAAATAAGTTTCAATAATTATTTACGGGAAGAGAAAAAGTTTAATAATTTGGAAGAATTAACTCAAGCATTAAACAGAGATAAAGAAAAATGTATGAAGCTGATTGAAGAAATGAATAAAATACAATGCGCAGTGATAAAAAAGTAA
- a CDS encoding leucine-rich repeat domain-containing protein produces MGKRLLILLFCFVSILSSAQDELLDSLTLVTYQEYTDLEEALKNPNNVVKLTLRKKKYKTFPTQILELKNLQFLDLSKNAIKELPDSIVQLKKLQFLLLSKNGLERLPVNFGNMGNLIYLNINQNDITNLPYSFGNLEKLQYLDMWSNNLDFMPENFNSLKNLKWLDMRSILISKSVQDNFYNTFPNARIYFSPPCNCGS; encoded by the coding sequence ATGGGTAAACGACTTTTAATATTGCTTTTTTGTTTTGTATCTATTTTGAGTAGTGCACAAGATGAATTGCTTGACTCATTAACCTTGGTCACCTACCAAGAATATACAGATTTGGAGGAAGCGCTTAAAAATCCGAACAACGTTGTAAAACTAACCCTCCGAAAAAAAAAGTATAAAACTTTTCCAACTCAAATTCTGGAATTGAAAAACTTACAGTTTTTAGATCTTAGTAAAAATGCCATCAAAGAATTACCGGATAGTATAGTACAACTTAAAAAACTACAATTTCTGTTATTAAGTAAAAATGGATTAGAACGCTTACCCGTAAACTTTGGTAATATGGGAAATTTGATTTATTTAAATATTAATCAAAATGACATAACTAACCTGCCCTATAGTTTTGGTAATCTGGAAAAATTACAATATTTAGACATGTGGAGTAATAATTTAGATTTTATGCCCGAAAATTTTAATAGTCTAAAAAATCTAAAGTGGCTGGACATGAGAAGTATACTAATTTCAAAATCAGTGCAGGATAATTTTTATAATACCTTTCCCAACGCGCGTATTTATTTCAGTCCGCCCTGTAACTGTGGTAGTTAG
- a CDS encoding PD40 domain-containing protein, with the protein MKLTRFVCLSLLLTVTLTHLKAQEMSKREMEEAAYHYFGMGDYVDAYPLFDKLAAENPKNIDYRFRLGIICLHYPMKKNRAIEIFTQLRSEVKGPEIDYYLGKSYHLNYKFDEAIPYLEKYVEEVTGTNKKDERDMMLDAKHSAEQCKHGKFLIDNRVIAEIINIGEPLNTEELEGSPIISTDESMIIFTYAGKNSMGGKLNEDLQPDKDGHYREDVMMSFKETDTTYGPPIPIESINTLGNDAAIAISPDGMTLFTFASNNDDGDIYVSHLVGFEWSKPVKLNKNINSEAWEGSCSISGDGRHLYFSSERPGGFGKKDIYVSDFENGDWGPAKNLGSKINTEYNDDAPFIHPDGITLFFSSEGHTSIGGYDIMFSVKKDNEWTEPKNMGLPLNTTEDDRYYVINSKGDKGFFSSDRAGAGGKGSLDIYMVTPGVLGDKPIIALLKGHVYGNDKPIKANIEVVKIVQQESIGPFESNEKTGKYLMALSPGYIYRIKVKAEGYESVEEDLDIENLDKYMEANKDFYLYAPGSQTNIVATETTTPTETVVSNPTVTPTETVVAVETTTTESTPTETVATVETKTTESTPTETIASTEPCSSQILPDLNSIKGKSLNDLSVYKQLLGLAGDYCADGLVFKVQIGAYRFPNNYKYNHLIQYGKPEITEYPDGITRFTQKEFKTIKEAEKHRQKAIAKGQKDAWIVAFVNGKRYTLEELIMVDFLGKSIN; encoded by the coding sequence ATGAAATTAACCCGTTTTGTTTGTTTGTCCTTACTGTTAACAGTAACGCTTACTCATTTAAAAGCACAGGAAATGAGCAAACGGGAAATGGAGGAGGCGGCATATCATTATTTTGGGATGGGAGATTATGTTGATGCTTATCCTTTATTTGATAAGTTAGCTGCTGAAAATCCGAAAAACATTGATTACCGTTTTCGTTTGGGAATAATATGTTTGCATTATCCCATGAAAAAAAACAGAGCCATTGAGATTTTTACGCAATTGAGAAGCGAGGTGAAGGGGCCGGAAATAGATTATTATTTAGGTAAATCTTATCACTTAAATTACAAATTTGATGAAGCAATACCCTATTTGGAAAAATACGTTGAAGAAGTAACCGGCACCAATAAAAAAGATGAAAGGGATATGATGTTGGATGCCAAACATTCAGCAGAACAATGTAAGCATGGCAAATTTTTAATTGATAACAGAGTAATTGCTGAAATAATAAATATAGGGGAGCCATTAAATACTGAAGAATTGGAAGGTTCTCCAATAATATCAACGGACGAAAGTATGATAATATTTACCTATGCCGGCAAAAATAGTATGGGAGGGAAGTTAAATGAAGATCTTCAACCGGATAAAGATGGACATTATAGAGAAGATGTGATGATGAGTTTTAAAGAAACCGACACTACTTATGGCCCTCCTATACCAATCGAATCAATAAACACTTTAGGTAATGATGCGGCAATTGCTATTTCACCGGATGGTATGACGCTATTTACTTTTGCAAGTAATAATGACGATGGAGATATTTATGTGAGCCACTTAGTTGGTTTCGAATGGTCGAAACCCGTAAAGCTCAATAAAAATATTAATTCTGAAGCGTGGGAAGGATCATGTTCTATTTCCGGAGATGGCCGTCATCTTTATTTTTCGAGTGAAAGGCCCGGAGGATTTGGAAAAAAAGATATTTATGTAAGTGACTTTGAAAATGGAGATTGGGGACCCGCAAAAAATTTAGGATCAAAAATAAATACCGAATATAATGATGACGCTCCATTCATTCACCCCGATGGTATTACTTTATTCTTTAGTTCCGAAGGACACACAAGTATTGGAGGATATGATATTATGTTTAGTGTGAAGAAGGATAATGAATGGACTGAACCTAAAAATATGGGATTGCCTTTAAATACAACGGAAGATGATAGATATTATGTAATTAACTCAAAAGGAGATAAAGGATTTTTTAGCAGCGACAGGGCAGGCGCAGGTGGTAAGGGGAGTTTAGATATTTATATGGTAACACCTGGCGTATTAGGTGATAAACCCATTATTGCCTTATTAAAGGGACATGTTTACGGGAATGATAAACCCATAAAAGCAAACATTGAGGTGGTGAAAATTGTGCAGCAAGAAAGCATTGGTCCTTTCGAATCCAATGAAAAAACCGGTAAATACTTAATGGCTTTAAGTCCGGGTTATATTTATCGCATTAAAGTTAAAGCAGAAGGATATGAATCGGTTGAAGAAGATTTAGATATTGAGAACTTGGATAAGTATATGGAAGCGAATAAAGATTTTTATTTGTACGCTCCCGGTTCACAAACCAATATTGTAGCTACGGAAACTACAACACCAACCGAAACTGTCGTTAGCAACCCTACTGTAACGCCTACTGAAACCGTTGTGGCAGTTGAAACAACCACTACGGAATCCACGCCAACCGAAACTGTTGCCACAGTTGAAACAAAAACAACTGAAAGTACACCAACCGAAACAATAGCTTCCACTGAACCCTGCTCGTCACAAATTCTACCCGACTTGAATTCTATAAAAGGGAAATCATTAAATGATCTAAGTGTATATAAACAATTATTGGGATTAGCAGGCGATTATTGTGCCGACGGTTTGGTATTTAAAGTTCAGATCGGGGCGTATAGATTTCCTAATAATTATAAGTACAATCATTTGATCCAATATGGCAAGCCGGAAATAACAGAATATCCGGATGGCATTACTCGATTCACGCAAAAAGAATTTAAAACTATAAAAGAAGCAGAAAAACACCGACAAAAAGCTATTGCCAAAGGTCAGAAAGACGCATGGATAGTCGCCTTTGTGAATGGCAAGCGCTATACTTTAGAAGAACTAATTATGGTTGATTTTCTTGGTAAATCAATAAACTAA
- the frr gene encoding ribosome recycling factor encodes MNDVKSVLDHTKSLMDKAIVHLESELQKVRAGKANPVMLENVQVDYYGSKVPLSNTASINTQDSRTLVIQPWEKTMLTPIEKAIQMANLGFNPQNDGVIIRIVVPPLTEERRKELTKTARNLGEDAKVAIRNIRKDAMESIKGLKKNGLPEDEAKDAETKIQGITDGCVGKVDKHIEQKEKEIMTV; translated from the coding sequence ATGAATGACGTAAAATCAGTTTTAGACCATACCAAATCATTAATGGATAAGGCTATTGTGCACTTGGAATCAGAATTACAAAAAGTAAGAGCCGGAAAAGCAAATCCGGTGATGTTAGAAAATGTACAGGTTGATTATTATGGAAGTAAAGTTCCGTTGAGTAATACGGCAAGTATAAACACACAAGATTCAAGAACCCTTGTTATTCAACCTTGGGAAAAAACAATGCTTACACCCATTGAAAAAGCTATTCAAATGGCTAACCTGGGATTTAATCCGCAAAATGATGGAGTAATTATTCGAATCGTTGTTCCGCCTTTAACTGAAGAAAGAAGAAAAGAGTTAACCAAAACAGCAAGAAATCTTGGAGAAGATGCTAAAGTGGCCATTCGAAACATCAGAAAAGACGCTATGGAAAGTATAAAAGGTTTGAAGAAAAATGGTCTACCGGAAGACGAAGCTAAGGATGCGGAAACCAAAATTCAAGGTATCACGGATGGATGTGTTGGAAAAGTAGATAAACATATTGAGCAAAAAGAAAAAGAAATCATGACAGTTTAG